AGCCTCTCATCCTCTTTTTTAGGTCTTTCTGTGGACCGGATGCGAATGGTGCTTAAGGCATCGGGTATAACCTATCGCCCAAAACTTTTGGTGCCGGACATGGATATTTTAAACATCGTGCTTGATTATATGCGCACAACCATGGCGGTCATGTTGACCGGAACGGACCTTGACAGCTTTATCAAACCCGAATTTATTCTTATGGCTTTATCGGAAAATTAGCACTTGAAAATAGATATTGAAAAAATTTATAAAAATTACAACGGACCGGAAAAAAAACGGCACGAAATTCTCAAGGATATTTCGTTTTCCATAAATGCTGGGGATTTTGTGATCATTTTGGGTGAATCGGGCTGTGGGAAGACCACCTTATTGAACTTGATTTCAGGACTTGAAATGCCAAGCAGCGGTCGGATTCTTGTAGACGGCAAGGCTATTACCGGTATCCATCCGTCCCGTTCCATGATGTTCCAGCAGCCTGTCTTAATCCCATGGCTTACGGTTAAGGAAAATGTGGCCTATGGCTGCAAAATCAGAAAAGACAGCCGGGACCTGGAATACCGGGTCAGTCAATTTTTGGAAATCATGGGACTGGCAAGTGCGGCCAACGTAAAACCTGACCAGCTTTCCCTGGGCATGGCCCAGCGGGTTTGTCTTGCCAGGGCTCTGGTTGGACACCCCCAGGTTTTGCTGCTTGATGAGCCCTTTGCCTCTCTGGACACCTTTACCCAGGCCCATATCCAGGAAGAACTGATAAATCTGTGGATGTCGGAAAACTTTACCGCGATTTTTGTCACCCATGATATTGATGAAGCCATACGACTTGGAAATAAAATTGTATTTCTTGCAGGATCACCTGCCGGCATTTCCGATATTTTTGATATTGAGGTACCTTACCCCAGAAATCGGCATGATCCTGAGGTTAAAGCCTTGCGAACCGATATTCTTGATCGGTTTAAGATCGCCCATTTAGTTAAACGGAATCTTACGAATGAAATTTAACCATGTAAAATCGGCATTCCCTGAGGATATTTCACGGCGAATTTTTTTAAAAAAAGCAATACGAACTGCAGGTGCAGCCGCCTGTACCCCATTGGCATTTCCGTGTTCGGCAGCGGCGAAAAAAAGTAAGTTGAAAATTGGCTATCTGCCTATTACTGACGCCACACCCTTGCTTGTTGCCTATAGTCTTGGTTATTTTTCCCATGAAGGTATCGACGTGGAACGTCCTATCATGGTGAGGTCATGGAATATTCTTTCCGAATCCTTTTTAACAGGCAAGTTTGACCTGGTTCACATGCTTTTCCCCATTCCCGTATGGATGCGATTTAAACAAAATATACCTGTCAAAGTTTTAGCCTGGGATCATACCAACGGCAGCGCCGTCACAGTCAGAGCAGACTCCGGCATCAACGGATTTGCCGATCTTTCGGGAAAACAGGTGGCTGTGCCTTCATGGTACTCCATGCACAATCTGGTCATGCAGTTAGGCCTCCAGGTCCAGGGGCTTGAGCCTGTAATTCGTCCGTCGGGTTCAACGCTTGCCTCCCATGAAGTGAACCTGGTTACCCTGCCGCCGCCGGATATGCCCCAGGCCCTTTTGGGAAAAAAAGTAGACGCTTTTATCGTAGCCGACCCTTTCAACGCACTTGCCCAGGAAAAATTTTCGGCAAAGATCATGCGATATTCAGGAGATATCTGGAAAAATCATCCCTGTTGTGTTATCGTAGCCAATGATCATCTGATTCAAAAAAGCCCAATAATTATACAAAAGGCGATAAACGCCATAGTAAGAGCACAATCTTGGTGCCTTCAGAATCCTAAAGAAACCGCCCACCTGCTCAGCAGGGATGGCGAAGGATTCTTGCCGGTAAATGAATCCGTTCTTAGCAGGGTTTTTGGTGCTATTCCCGACAAAGAACTGATACACCCACAGTGGCATGTAGAAAGAATCGGTTTCCAGCCGTTTCCTTTTCCGTCAGCCACCCGATTTATTCTGGAACAGATGAAGAAAACCAAGGTTGAGGGTAATACGGATTTTCTGACCACTCTTGAAACCAAAGCGGCTGTTTCTCAGCTTGTGGATGATCGATTTGTCAGAAAGGCTCTGGACGAGATGGGGGGGATGAAAGGATTTTGTCATTGCGATATGAAAGATGAATTTACAAGAGAAGAGATTGTTGAAATCAACTAATGAAAATAACCGGGACAGAACCATACGAAGCGGGTTATCTTTATTTTTTACCCGGGTCTGGTCGGGTTGGAAATACGAATTAGCCGGGTTTGCTCTATTTGCCTTTTCCTGGATCGCTGTGACGCAGTTCATTTTTACTCGCCCTGAATTATACCATTTCAAAGGATTTCTACCCGGGCCAACCCTTGCGGCCTTGGCAGATGCCTTCCAAAATACCAAGTTCTGGACATCTGTTTTTGCAAGTCTTCGTAGGATCATTGTGGGTATTGGCATATCAGCATTCATCGGACTTCCATTGGGCGTATTGATCGGTTTCTTTGCACGACTTCGCAAACTGACATATTCATCAATTCAATTCGTAAGGATGATTAGCCCCCTGTCCTGGATGCCCGTAGCACTGCTTTTATTTTCAAGCTTTGAGTCTGCAGTTCATTTTTTGATTGTAATGGCGACAATTTGCCCTATAATATTGAATACAGCCATTGGTGTCATGGACATTAATCCCCAATGGATAAAAATGGCTTTGAACCAGGGTGCCAATAACGTTCAACTCATTCAAACGATAGTTATTCCATATTCCATTCCCCATATGATGACCAGCCTCAGACTGGCACTTGGGATTGCATGGATTGTTTTGGTCCCTGCTGAATTTTTAGGGGTATCATCGGGCTTAGGTTATCTCATTAACGATGCCAGGGATACTATGGAATATGACAAACTTATGGCAGTAATTATTGCCATCGGCATACTGGGATTTATACTCGACAGAGTTTTTCAAAAAATGCAGCACAGATTTAGCTGGGCATGGGCCGGCGATGCTTAATGAATAAAATTAAAAATTTTTTTATATGAAAGTACCGATAACTTGCTAAGCTTCTTTCATATTTCGTTGTGGGTTTAGTCCGGGTTCAATGACCAAACCGACCCACAGCTGTTACATACAACACCTTTACAGGACATAAGGAGTATTTTATGGCGGTAGACCCGAATATTAAAATTGTTGTGGCTGATGATTCAGGCACCATGCGGATAATGTTCAAACAAATCCTGGCTAAAGCCGGATTTTCAAACCTCGTTATGGCGGTGAATGGTGCAGATGGTATGGAAAAAGTAAAAGCTGAAAAGCCTGATCTTGTCATATCCGACTGGAACATGCCCACATTGGATGGCCTTGGGTTCCTTGAAGCATTAAGAGCCAGTGAAGAGTTCAAAAATATTCCTTTCATTATGGCCACGGCCCAGGCTGACATGGGCCAGCAAAAAGCCATTATTGAAGCCGGCGGTAATGCCCATTGCCCGAAGCCGTTCAATGAGCAAGAAATAAAAAAAGCCATTGAAACCGCATTCTCCGGAGGGATAAA
This window of the uncultured Desulfobacter sp. genome carries:
- a CDS encoding ABC transporter substrate-binding protein, translated to MKFNHVKSAFPEDISRRIFLKKAIRTAGAAACTPLAFPCSAAAKKSKLKIGYLPITDATPLLVAYSLGYFSHEGIDVERPIMVRSWNILSESFLTGKFDLVHMLFPIPVWMRFKQNIPVKVLAWDHTNGSAVTVRADSGINGFADLSGKQVAVPSWYSMHNLVMQLGLQVQGLEPVIRPSGSTLASHEVNLVTLPPPDMPQALLGKKVDAFIVADPFNALAQEKFSAKIMRYSGDIWKNHPCCVIVANDHLIQKSPIIIQKAINAIVRAQSWCLQNPKETAHLLSRDGEGFLPVNESVLSRVFGAIPDKELIHPQWHVERIGFQPFPFPSATRFILEQMKKTKVEGNTDFLTTLETKAAVSQLVDDRFVRKALDEMGGMKGFCHCDMKDEFTREEIVEIN
- a CDS encoding ABC transporter ATP-binding protein, producing MKIDIEKIYKNYNGPEKKRHEILKDISFSINAGDFVIILGESGCGKTTLLNLISGLEMPSSGRILVDGKAITGIHPSRSMMFQQPVLIPWLTVKENVAYGCKIRKDSRDLEYRVSQFLEIMGLASAANVKPDQLSLGMAQRVCLARALVGHPQVLLLDEPFASLDTFTQAHIQEELINLWMSENFTAIFVTHDIDEAIRLGNKIVFLAGSPAGISDIFDIEVPYPRNRHDPEVKALRTDILDRFKIAHLVKRNLTNEI
- a CDS encoding ABC transporter permease, producing MKSTNENNRDRTIRSGLSLFFTRVWSGWKYELAGFALFAFSWIAVTQFIFTRPELYHFKGFLPGPTLAALADAFQNTKFWTSVFASLRRIIVGIGISAFIGLPLGVLIGFFARLRKLTYSSIQFVRMISPLSWMPVALLLFSSFESAVHFLIVMATICPIILNTAIGVMDINPQWIKMALNQGANNVQLIQTIVIPYSIPHMMTSLRLALGIAWIVLVPAEFLGVSSGLGYLINDARDTMEYDKLMAVIIAIGILGFILDRVFQKMQHRFSWAWAGDA